GCCAGAGCAAAGAGTTAGGCATCAGAATGGCAGAATATAAACTCTTACCTTCTCTAAGTCTATGTATCTTCAGTATTACCTTCAGCTTACTTATACGTGTGCACGCTGTGTTTTAAACCTAACAGCCAGTCTGGGAGAAGTCAGCAGAATGATTTGACCTGcgagattaaaaaagaaaagaaaaaatgttatttggtCAGCATGACAAATTACTGTCATTTCCTGCTGtagtacaaagaaaaatcaaagtccATTTCAGTTCCATTTTATTGCCTGCAACACGGAAACACACACAATAAGAAAAACCTTCTTATGGTTTTACTGTGCATGCACCCTTTGATATGTGTAACTTGACTCCTGTCATACTCTACATACATCAGCTATGTAGGTAGTTAACTAACCTGAGATTAAATGACATACCTATAAAAGAAGCAATAAATACTAGAATGCTAAGTTAACTACAGGTAAGATATCAGCTGGGAGTGTTTTGTTCTTCCCTTAAGGCAGTGCCTAGTGTTGATGTGTTGctacaaaatacaaaaccaacaCCTAATTCATACTACTGATTCATTATCTCAAATAGGTGGAAGGAACGAGTTTCTACATGCATCATTCTTCCACCCAAGAAAATTTCTTGCTAGTAGCTTTGCTATAAACAGTAGCAACTTTCCTCCCATTTCTCTTCTCCCATAACTGGggttaaaaaaaggcaagcttaGATGGAAACAATCCTCCAATTCTGTCTGAAATGAGTAATTTAACTACATGTACTTTACAGCTAAGTAGGAGGCACTTAGCATCTTCAGTTTGTATTAGTTATGGTGAAGACAAGAATTTTCCTACTGTCCTAATACCTGCAGATTGCTAGCAGTAAGGATTTTTGACCCGGAGGTCAAAATGCACAGGAATAATGACAGCAGCAAGCAGTTATTATCTAGAAAGTTTCTGTAGGGCTTCCATGACAGGCAAGAATTTACAGACAAAAGGACACAACTCACACTAATTGCCTACCTGAAAAATCAGTGCATTTAACCAAACTAAGTAATATTTCAACAGCTGTGACACAAGGCTAGGAGTTATATCTGTACAGTTATCCACGCTTTCCCTGCAGTTCAGGAATAGCAACATTAACTACTGATACCCCTCTCATCAGAGCAGTTTTGGAGGCAATACACAACAACTGCACTTTAAGGAACAAAACCCATATGATACAAACACATATTTGTCAGCCAGTTGTAAACGGTTTGCTGCAAACCCCTCAGTGATCAGAGGGTTTGCTGGCAGCAACTCATTCCTCGCCCTGGTCTCCCCGCAGGCTCTGCGGGTCAGCAGCGAGGCACTCGCCTGGAGGTCTCTGGATGTTCCTACCACCATGAATTCGAAGCATATATTCTCAGCAGCAGACACCTACGCTTTAGGGCACTCTTTATGGACAGAAAGCCTGTATTCACACTGCAGCGTCTCTTCCCAGCTACCGGTTTTACGAAGGGGGGAACCCCAAAGCGGGCGTTCTGGAGGGGAAAGGCGAGCAGGCGGCGGGACGCGGGGGAGGACACCGGCCCCCACCGCCGGCTGGCGGCCCCCGGGCCTCAGCAGGGGCCGAGAGGAGCCCCGCAGATCGGACGCCGTCCTAGCAGGCTCCGGCACAAAAAAGCCACGGGCTtggcacacacacccccccccggggcgAAACGACTCTCCCTCCGCCCCCGCACTGCACCTGGCACCATAAAAAAGACGCTAAAACTCAACATTGCCGGGGCCTCCCCGTCCCTCCTGCGCACAAAAAGCGTTCCCTACGCACCGCTGCGACTCCAGCGGACGAGAAGCAGAAACCACGTcacggaaaaaaaaaataaataacaaaagcaaCGCCACGCAGcctctactttttaaaaacaacaaaaaccacaagCGCAAGCTTCCCGTAGGAAACGGCAACGGCATCTCCAAGACAACGGGGCCGCCGCACTTACCCCAGCGGGCGCCGCGGTCCCGTCCTGCCGGGGCCCTTCCCCTTCCCCGGAAATATGGCGCTGCCGAGGGAAAGGGCGGGAGCTCGGCCCTCGCCTCAGCCGTGCCCCCGGGGTTAGCCGGCAGCTGTGGCGTTTCCCCGGTGGCTGTCGACGAACCGCCGCAGCCCCTCCGGACAAAATGTCCGCCACCACCGCGGGGAACCATCACAgggccccccctgccccctctcTTTATATCTCCGCAGGCCTCGCCTCGCCACAGCTGGGGGGTTTTCACCTCAGCCTCCCTCCTGTGGCAGAGCGGATAGAAAACACTTGCGGTCCGTGAGgggttgttattattataaataattatttctgaagtggGGGTTGTTTTGAACGAAAGTGAGCTGTTGCTGTAGCTGGAGACCGTCTGGGCTTGGCCCCTCCTCGCATACCTGAGGGTCTGAGTGATGCCAATAGCCCATGTAGaggtgtattttttaattttttttttagggagtGATGTGTGATGCTTATTTGAGGTTAATTGGGAGCTGATGAAGACTTTACAGCTGGGATGCGGAGGGAAGGCAAGGGGATGGCTGCAGGCCTTGGGGAGGGAGGGTCTGCCTCCAGCTGTAATGCAAGGACCTAATCAAGGGCAAAACAGGAGCTGGACTAACTGCTGCGGGCTGGGAGTAAGTGCCGAGACCGTGTCTGGATCAGGGGTCTAGTCATGAGGGTGAGGAGAAGGGACTGTGTTAGCATACATTTATAGACACCGCTGTGAGGGGAAGGGATAGAAAAGCCATAGCTAATAGTGGTTAGGACAGAGCTACCCTTGATGGCCTGGTCTGAAAGACAACCAGGATTGCTCTGTGGATGCCAGGCATCGTGCGCTCCCCTTGGCCCTGCCGTGGTTGTCCCTTCAGGGTAGGAGGGTGGTACAGGAGGAGCTGTGCCTCGGGCCCTGGGGTGCGTGGCCTGATGGAGAAAGGGTTCAGGTCCCGCTCCCCCCAGTTGCAGCAGGAGTTTTAGGTTTTGGTGTTTGCCTCTGTGCTGGCAAGGTTGAGCgtctcctgctctgcagggcaAGGAGTAACTCAGACTAGGGTGAGCAGAGTCTGCCGAAGAAGAGGATGGTTTGTGATTTGTTGTGTCtgatgaagaagagaaaagggtGGTCAGCTTTAAAAGTCATTGGTGGTGCTTTTGATCTCAGCACCAGGACAcctgtggcagctgctgcctcaGTACCTTCTTCATTGACCTCTACAAAAGCTTTGTGAATAACTTTTGAGATGAAAAGatccttcttcactgacatTCCTGTGAAATCAGCCTGAACTGGGTCAAAAGCATTTCGTATCCCCATGCTGCTCAGAGTTGATTTAAGGTCATAATTCTCTTCCAGCTTCAACTTAGGCAGGTACAGATCCACTTTAGCTTTCATCATATTGGCTGATTTGGTCCATTCAGTCAATTTCTCATAGGTCAGCTCACTTTCCACCTGCAATGAGTTGAGGAAGAAAATAGTTGGAATGCAAAGGACAGAGACAAGACATGCACACACCAGCGTCTTAACGCTCATCAAGAACATGTAAAACAGAGCCCGGCTACCAGCAGTGGGTACAGCTGGAATGTGCGCCACGTTCATAGGGCATGATCCTGCAAAGTGCCAAGTGACTTATACTGCTGTTTATTCTCTTAAAGGTGGTGAGGTATAGGCCTGAACTCTCAGAGtagttcattattttttttctggtgtgaagaatactgcttttctgcaaaCTGTGACTCATAATGATATTAACAGGCACTTGCTATGTGTATATATGGATAACTTTTCTCTTAGTAGTGGTAAATAAGTGCAACACATGGCACCTCAGGTACAAATAAAAAGATGTTTGCCCTGATCTCTTTAGAATCTGAAACTGATCCTGGTGTGGTCATGAGTGGCTGTTGATACCTTCCGGGTCAGGGTAGTCAGCGCTTATGAGAAACCTCACTTAAAGTATCGGGTGCAAATCTGGACTGCAAATGTCATAAACATGAATTAATGCAGCCCTCAGGAGAAGACAACTGCAGGGCAAGGTGATTCAGATTTGGTCCTTGCTTTCCTTGTGCTATTATGGTAATAGAAAAGAGGACACAAAATAGGCTAAGACAGGTGTGTGGACATAGTTTTTAGATGTATCCCTAAGTAAAATACTATGTTTGCAATATTATCAGATGCCCTGAATCCTAAGCTGAGAAATCATGGtgttacagtttaaaaaacaaagtatgCACGCATCAGAACCTATTCTACCCTGATTTTGAagctccttcttcctcactcTTTTCATCTGTTACTGTCTCATAGTATATGTGATGCAACAGTAGGTCAGTTTTACCAGCTCCAGACCAGTAGTGTTATCATGGATGTCATCTGGTAGGAGAACGAACATACTGAGTTCGTTTTCCACATATGGCAGTTCAATGATTTTGAATTTCATGGTTGTTTCATGGAGCATCAAAAATTCATCTCGCAGAAACATCATCTGTACTGGTTTAGTCTTGGTCTGTGAAAAAATTCAGACATAAAAAATAGTGTTACTTCATTCCTTAAAATGGAtgataaagtttattttcttcattgaactgaaagcaaaaatttgTAAACAAATACAAGACTCAGCAGTATTTGGATACTTGGTACCCTTTCCTTTGGACAGTATCACATACAACCCCTTTTCAAAGTCATTGGGATCGTTATCAAAATTCAGCATAGACACATATGCTAACTGAATAACATGTaatatatttctcattttaaaataaaggagtTAGCTTTGATAAGCAAGTAACTACTGTAAGTGTTTCATGTTTTCTCCCAAGGGTTACATTTCTGGAGTGAGGGCCttgatggggggggggcgggggggatgtTGACTTTCTTCCCCTGGATGGCATCAACTCTTTTGCCTATTTTATCCTTCCAGGCAATACTGATTGTCTCACTTTGCCTCTGAACCATATTTTCTGTGACCCATgctgcattttcctcttccccaaaaCACAGAGGACCGGATTACCAAATGGAATTGGATTACCCAATAGTCTGAACTCCTATGCTGTATTATGTTCATAGAGCTTTTATTAATATATCGACTCTCTCCTTTACATTGTTACATTTGCACGCAAAAGGCTATCTGTTTGCAGGCTTTGCTGTTGGGTACCTTGTGAATTAAACCCTCTCTGTGCACCAACgtattgggtttatgtggcaaggtttttttAGCTgcggggctgcagggatggcttCTGTGAGGAGACATCACAAGCTGCTTCCATGTCAGGCAGACCCAGTTTCAgacagctccaagatggacccaccaccGGCCAAAGCTGAGCCGGTCAGTAATgttggtagcacctctgtgataacatatttaagaaagggtaaaaactgctgtgcaacagcagctgggagagaggagtgagaaaacgtgagagaaacaactctgcagacaccaaggtcagtgaagaaggagggggaagaggtgctccaggcgctaGAGCAGAGATTcatctgcagcctgtgctgaagaccacggtggagcaga
The genomic region above belongs to Buteo buteo chromosome 20, bButBut1.hap1.1, whole genome shotgun sequence and contains:
- the LOC142042445 gene encoding heterochromatin-associated protein MENT-like isoform X2: MESLSVSTNTFTLDLYKQLNEISKGQNIFFSPWSIATALAMVYLGAKGDTATQMAEDPEHKQAENIHSGFKELLSAINKPSSTYLLKSANRLYEEKTYPLLPNFLQLITSYYNAKPQAVNFKTDAEQARALINSWVENETERKIQDLLPAGSLNSHTVLVLVNAIYFKGNWEKKFLEKNTSEMPFRLSKTKTKPVQMMFLRDEFLMLHETTMKFKIIELPYVENELSMFVLLPDDIHDNTTGLELVESELTYEKLTEWTKSANMMKAKVDLYLPKLKLEENYDLKSTLSSMGIRNAFDPVQADFTGMSVKKDLFISKVIHKAFVEVNEEGTEAAAATGVLVLRSKAPPMTFKADHPFLFFIRHNKSQTILFFGRLCSP